GTAAAAACGCCTCAACCATTTTTTAAAGATACAAACAAGGCCTACTATCAAAATATAGAACATGCCATTTTAAGCATGGCTGTACTGGCCACCAGAGATTTAGGGCAACCTTTTGCATTATATGAATGTGCTAAAACCCAACCAGAACTGCTTGATGATTGCGAAATTAAAACACTTTTAGAATTTGTGCGCGGTTTCTTGTTTTTTAGCAACAACCTGTTTTATTTATCTGAAGATGGCCTTTCGAGAAACATTAAATGGCTGGAAAAAAACGAGAAAATCCCACTCCCCTACACCAAATCATTTTTTGGCTGGAGCCGTTTAAACGATGAGCAGACACATTTGGCTTTCCATAGCATGAACTATCTTTTTAGAGGTTTCGACCGAATGAGAATGGAGCGAAAAATTGATGAAGAAAGATCGCTCGAAGATTTTGAGGCTTTCTTAAACGACATGAACAAACTCGGCATCCAAAACGAACTGGTTTGGGGAATAACCGCTTATTTAAATTTAAAGAAAGAGCAGCCCGAGAAATCACTTCCGGCATTGGAAAAGCTGAGCAAAAGCCCATTATTCTCTAACAGCGAACGCGAAGCACTGCAACAAACTATGGTTTATGTAAAAGACCGCGAGTCAGACAAGGCTTTAACCAATATATACGACAAAGCGTTTATCGGTAAAATTGCCACCAAATACATGGTTGCGGTACTCTCGAAAATAGACTGGAAAAAACTGATGAAACAGCAGGGTGTTCCTTACACCGAAGAAGTATTTGCTGGCATAGGCAAGTTTAAAGCGCTTTCCAATTCGGTGAGTGAGTATACTCAACCTTCAACTATAGAAAAAGGGGAAAAAGAGATTGGCAAGAAAGGCAGCGAACTGCTCGAAAAAGCTAAAGGTTTTTTGAACTAATGGTAAGTTTTAACCACGGATAAAAGATACACACAGATAAATTTTAGCATCTACTCAAGAGGACAAATTCATAAGCGGAAGGATTCGGGAATTAATCGAGATGACTTAAAATATTAATCAGTTTCCCAAAAGGATCTCTGGTATAAAACCGCCTAATGCCCCATGGTTCATCAGTTGGACCGTATTCGATCGGAAATTCGGCGGCTTTCACCTTTTCCAATACTTCATCAACATTTTCAACTTCGATGGATAGGTCTGGTGTAGAGGTACCCGATCCGCCTTCGGAAGCAAAACTGATCTGCACATCCATTTTTTGTCCTGTCGCCCCATAAGTGGCAATCCAACCATGATCCATTAGCAGATCAAGCCCTAAAATATCTTTATAAAAACTGGTTGCATCAGCAATTTTTTGGGTATCAATATTAAGCACTATTCTTTTTACCATAAATGGAAGTTTAAATTCCGAAGATAACAAAAAACCCTGCAATGTTTATTGCAGGGCTAGTCAAGCACGCTTATCAGTTTTTAAGCTTGGCTTTAAATATTTTTTCCAGTTTCTCTATTTTGGGTTGAATCACCAATCTGCAATAAGGCTCACTTCCGTTTTTGTTAAAATAATTCTGATGGTAATTTTCTGCAATATAAAATGGTTTGGCTGCTTCAATTGCTGTTACCACTTTTTTGCCATAAGCATTGGTTTTATTCAACTCTGCCTTATACTTTTCTGCCAAAGCTTTTTGCTCAGCCGTGTGATAAAAAACAACTGAACGGTATTGGGTACCGCTATCGGCGCCCTGGCGGTTTAAAGTAGTTGGGTCGTGGCTTTTCCAAAAAACTTCTAACAAATCATCGTAAGAAATCACCATGGGGTTATAGGTAATTTCCAAAACCTCTGCATGCCCGGTAGCACCAGTGCACACTTCTTCGTAAGTTGGATTGCTTAATGTACCGCCTTCGTAACCCGATTTTACCGACACTACACCTTTTAACCTTTGAAATATGGCCTCCGTACACCAAAAGCAGCCCATACCAAATGTGGCCTTTTCTGTTTTTTTAGGCTGTGCATTGGCCTGGTTTAAAGCCAACACCGACAATAGAATTAATATTATTTTTTTCATTGTGTGTTTATTTGTTTTTAACTGTAATGAAGCTATCATGATTTTTTATCTAATTGTTGAGATGGCAAATCACGATGGTCTCATTTTGTGTTCATTTATTTTATTAGTCGCAAATAACCCATTTACCTTACAGGCCAGCTGCATTATTTTCTAGTTAATTATACGAAATTAAACAAAGCCTAGTTTGCGTATAAATTATAATGGATTTGGTGTGACAATCAGACATCATATTTTGATTTGCAATTTTGTTAATAACTTAAAAATCTCTATATTAATTCGTTAAATACATAACACCCAACCAAAATGCAGTTATTAACAATTCTTTTTAAATTCGTATAACATTAAATATAAAATTATGTCTACACCGTATATTCCTTGTTTAGATTTAGGCTCTTACATCAATGGCTCAGCAGAAGACCGTAAAAAATTTTCTGATGAATTGGGCAGAGCTTTTAACGATTCGGGTTTTGTTACCATTACCAACCATGGCTTAAGTCAGGAATTAATTGATAAACTTTACGAAAACATTAAAGCAGCCTTTTCGTTACCCGTTGAAACCAAAAGGAAATACGAGAAACCAGAGCTAGCCGGGCAACGCGGTTATACCAGCGCGGGCAAAGAAACGGCTAAAGGTGCCAAAACACCAGATTTAAAAGAATTTTGGCAAATTGGGCAGGAAGTGACTGATGGCGATCCGGTTAAAAATGAATATCCTGATAACGAGATTTTAGAGGAATTACCAGAATTCAACAAAGTAACAGGCGAAATCTATAAAAAACTGGAAGAAAATGGGACGCATTTATTACGTGCCATTGCAACTTACTTAGAATTACCAATCAATTATTTCGACAAACATGTCCATAACGGAAATTCTATTTTAAGGGGTATCCACTACTTCCCGATCGAAAACCCTGAAACCATTCCTGATGACGCGGTACGCGCAGGTGCCCATGAAGATATTAACCTGATTACTTTATTAATCGGTGCCAGTGCAGATGGTTTAGAAGTGTTAACCCGCAGCAATGAGTGGTTACCAATTAAAGCACATCATACTGATATCGTTGTAAATGTTGGCGATATGTTACAGCGTTTAACCAACAATAAATTAAAATCGACG
The nucleotide sequence above comes from Pedobacter riviphilus. Encoded proteins:
- the msrA gene encoding peptide-methionine (S)-S-oxide reductase MsrA, with translation MKKIILILLSVLALNQANAQPKKTEKATFGMGCFWCTEAIFQRLKGVVSVKSGYEGGTLSNPTYEEVCTGATGHAEVLEITYNPMVISYDDLLEVFWKSHDPTTLNRQGADSGTQYRSVVFYHTAEQKALAEKYKAELNKTNAYGKKVVTAIEAAKPFYIAENYHQNYFNKNGSEPYCRLVIQPKIEKLEKIFKAKLKN
- a CDS encoding isopenicillin N synthase family dioxygenase is translated as MSTPYIPCLDLGSYINGSAEDRKKFSDELGRAFNDSGFVTITNHGLSQELIDKLYENIKAAFSLPVETKRKYEKPELAGQRGYTSAGKETAKGAKTPDLKEFWQIGQEVTDGDPVKNEYPDNEILEELPEFNKVTGEIYKKLEENGTHLLRAIATYLELPINYFDKHVHNGNSILRGIHYFPIENPETIPDDAVRAGAHEDINLITLLIGASADGLEVLTRSNEWLPIKAHHTDIVVNVGDMLQRLTNNKLKSTTHRVVNPPRELMKTSRFSVPFFLHPRSDMDLTSLPSTIDAEHPKAYSDMTAGEYLDERLREIGLKK
- a CDS encoding VOC family protein encodes the protein MVKRIVLNIDTQKIADATSFYKDILGLDLLMDHGWIATYGATGQKMDVQISFASEGGSGTSTPDLSIEVENVDEVLEKVKAAEFPIEYGPTDEPWGIRRFYTRDPFGKLINILSHLD
- a CDS encoding short-chain dehydrogenase, coding for MKNLILFCAVLFLASCSGEKTDQLLLELDKKKLAENINYDKITFYKFAKIAVRSTAVQDTTKPEYQKFSKQAQSVVRNLNKVNAHNSENISVIDALMVYKEYRSVKQFVKETDEDVFPLLTAGFIAMKTGVKTPQPFFKDTNKAYYQNIEHAILSMAVLATRDLGQPFALYECAKTQPELLDDCEIKTLLEFVRGFLFFSNNLFYLSEDGLSRNIKWLEKNEKIPLPYTKSFFGWSRLNDEQTHLAFHSMNYLFRGFDRMRMERKIDEERSLEDFEAFLNDMNKLGIQNELVWGITAYLNLKKEQPEKSLPALEKLSKSPLFSNSEREALQQTMVYVKDRESDKALTNIYDKAFIGKIATKYMVAVLSKIDWKKLMKQQGVPYTEEVFAGIGKFKALSNSVSEYTQPSTIEKGEKEIGKKGSELLEKAKGFLN